Proteins found in one Gloeocapsopsis sp. IPPAS B-1203 genomic segment:
- a CDS encoding DUF4132 domain-containing protein, producing MEIPTSLQERVTLFEREISSLLVDVWQIDQIKTYQHFHTQQGIYQLLLRGEMATLSNEAMLNTPSGHIVFGWSVPHDFGRSPSLVKRSLEQLITRLPITEVGSLAADMYFNPILWHSYILNAPAYQAVVEILTACLIEFTPPDICDRLATRLIQILANPFYTNEVEIKQRQRICCVPELYLTPTLQDCLALVLELPPSSQNIHLVEQLVLGKWDFGPFDPANYFGKMYYTPQGFPCYNDDAKSQQQQWQFNFDAYAYPYDFDSCKSIRAYQIYGRGFYSQSDKGLCYYFPRLMNRLHEYGRFGYTEFCQAVQHLPHILNDACELTADGVITTFHAQVSDEFSRVIVEYCDKLVRETAQNLSKENYYILTRIKIQGSHYLLESVRQHSIFQLGKLVYPHANKYYRQNPNKIKWQDGITRAVLNLAQATDTEPESPTDRKTLVAQLQRLPFTSLKYLLPIAQNSQNVLCVALGWDEALPLTNILKIIKQNTADTFEVELDLKTVAALRSAFVKAGDLGREIWTLWREAKVFDKNTVFLIEAIAGWNRTEIEQSLPKRKQFAAKAYGLLPLEQGQEEVLERYLFLQQFLKESKKFGAEKQANEQTAVQQALAYLAQVAGYPNAQSLELMMEARFNQKIAPETCHWSIGEYQLTLALSQADVQLRVYRGDRLLKSVPTVVRQNQIYTEIKATIQQLRNQITRFRCHFEEIMATGQKLSYEELSIFSQIPIARDMLNQLVLLTEQSCGLFVADTLAVQNLDGKLIPLQNQTYIAHPDHLFHKGELAAWQQEIVRQRLVQPFKQVFRKLYLVTPAEQETYNYSYRFAGHKLESRVVARLLQSRGWQLGYGEYPIPFKVFPELDLVAYFEFQDASYYLSASEEITSDRIYFQADQFIDGTALPLVDIPPVIFSEVMRDADLVVSVAQREGDTRLSQETYQQRGDLIRTLVADLGLANVTVAGHFAQVQGKLACYQVHLASAAIHIEPGHHLCIVPDRWGKRQKLFLPFSDGGDSKISEVISKILLLANDDKIKDKSILHQIQTRL from the coding sequence ATGGAAATACCAACCTCGCTGCAAGAAAGAGTTACTTTATTTGAACGAGAGATTTCCTCTTTACTTGTAGATGTATGGCAGATAGATCAGATTAAGACTTACCAGCATTTCCATACCCAACAAGGAATTTACCAGTTGCTACTTAGGGGTGAAATGGCAACCTTGAGCAATGAGGCAATGCTCAATACTCCTAGTGGGCATATAGTTTTTGGTTGGAGTGTGCCTCACGATTTTGGGCGATCGCCATCATTAGTCAAAAGAAGTTTAGAGCAATTAATAACACGCTTGCCAATAACTGAAGTAGGTAGCTTGGCGGCTGATATGTATTTCAATCCGATACTGTGGCATTCTTACATACTCAATGCACCAGCATATCAAGCTGTTGTAGAAATCTTAACTGCCTGCTTGATTGAATTTACTCCACCTGACATCTGCGATCGCCTAGCAACAAGATTGATACAAATTCTGGCAAATCCCTTTTATACCAACGAAGTCGAAATCAAACAGCGTCAGAGGATTTGCTGTGTTCCTGAATTGTATTTAACACCAACTTTACAAGATTGCTTAGCGTTAGTGCTAGAGCTACCACCATCTTCGCAAAACATACATCTAGTTGAACAACTTGTGCTTGGAAAATGGGATTTTGGACCTTTCGATCCTGCTAATTACTTTGGGAAAATGTACTACACTCCTCAAGGGTTTCCTTGTTACAACGATGATGCCAAGTCTCAACAGCAGCAATGGCAATTCAACTTTGATGCATATGCGTACCCATATGATTTTGACAGTTGTAAATCAATTCGGGCATATCAAATTTACGGACGTGGTTTCTACTCACAATCAGACAAAGGACTTTGCTATTACTTTCCACGCTTGATGAATCGTTTGCATGAATATGGACGTTTCGGCTATACAGAATTTTGTCAAGCTGTACAACATTTACCACACATTCTTAATGATGCTTGTGAATTGACTGCTGATGGAGTTATCACTACTTTTCACGCGCAAGTTAGCGATGAATTTAGCCGAGTAATTGTAGAATACTGTGACAAATTAGTACGGGAAACAGCCCAAAACCTTTCAAAAGAAAACTACTACATCCTGACACGAATTAAGATTCAAGGCAGTCATTATTTATTAGAATCTGTTAGGCAACATAGCATATTTCAACTTGGTAAGCTGGTGTATCCTCACGCCAACAAGTATTACAGGCAAAATCCGAACAAAATTAAGTGGCAAGATGGAATTACGAGGGCTGTGCTTAACTTGGCACAAGCAACTGATACTGAACCAGAATCACCCACAGATCGTAAAACACTTGTTGCTCAGTTGCAAAGATTACCTTTTACTTCATTAAAATATTTACTACCGATTGCTCAAAATAGCCAGAATGTATTGTGTGTAGCTTTGGGTTGGGATGAGGCATTACCCTTAACAAATATACTGAAAATTATTAAACAAAACACTGCCGATACATTTGAAGTAGAACTTGATTTAAAAACAGTTGCTGCGCTGAGAAGTGCTTTTGTAAAAGCTGGGGATTTAGGACGCGAAATTTGGACGCTATGGCGTGAGGCTAAAGTTTTTGATAAGAATACTGTATTTTTGATTGAGGCGATCGCGGGTTGGAATCGTACAGAAATTGAACAGTCACTACCTAAACGCAAGCAGTTTGCTGCCAAAGCTTATGGTTTGTTACCCCTCGAACAGGGACAAGAAGAAGTTCTAGAACGTTATTTATTTCTACAGCAGTTTCTCAAAGAAAGCAAAAAATTTGGTGCAGAAAAACAGGCAAACGAACAAACAGCAGTGCAACAAGCTTTAGCGTATTTAGCACAAGTCGCAGGTTATCCCAACGCGCAAAGCTTAGAGTTGATGATGGAGGCGCGTTTTAACCAAAAGATAGCACCAGAAACGTGTCATTGGTCAATTGGTGAATATCAACTAACCCTTGCTTTGAGCCAAGCTGATGTTCAACTTAGAGTATACCGAGGCGATCGCTTGCTTAAGTCTGTGCCTACAGTTGTTCGCCAAAATCAAATCTATACCGAAATTAAAGCGACAATACAGCAACTGCGCAATCAGATAACTCGCTTTCGCTGTCATTTTGAGGAAATAATGGCAACAGGGCAGAAGCTAAGCTATGAGGAACTGAGTATCTTTAGTCAAATCCCGATCGCACGGGATATGTTGAATCAACTTGTTTTATTGACGGAACAAAGCTGTGGTTTGTTTGTGGCTGATACCTTAGCAGTACAAAACTTGGATGGCAAATTGATACCATTACAGAATCAAACTTATATCGCTCATCCAGATCATCTTTTTCACAAAGGTGAATTAGCAGCATGGCAACAAGAAATTGTGCGTCAACGCCTTGTACAGCCTTTTAAACAAGTATTTCGCAAACTTTATTTGGTGACACCTGCGGAACAAGAAACTTACAATTATTCGTATCGCTTTGCAGGACATAAACTAGAATCACGGGTCGTTGCTAGGCTATTACAATCGCGGGGTTGGCAGCTTGGTTATGGTGAATATCCGATACCGTTTAAAGTCTTTCCTGAATTAGATTTAGTTGCCTATTTTGAGTTTCAAGATGCGAGTTACTATTTATCTGCATCAGAGGAGATTACAAGCGATCGCATTTATTTTCAAGCCGATCAATTTATTGATGGAACAGCGTTACCTTTAGTTGATATCCCGCCAGTCATTTTCTCTGAAGTGATGCGTGATGCTGATTTAGTCGTTTCGGTAGCACAACGCGAGGGAGACACACGTTTATCACAAGAGACTTATCAACAACGTGGGGACTTAATCAGAACGCTAGTCGCTGATTTGGGTTTAGCAAATGTGACTGTCGCAGGACATTTTGCGCAAGTACAAGGAAAATTAGCTTGCTATCAAGTACATCTTGCTAGTGCAGCAATTCACATTGAACCAGGTCATCATCTTTGTATTGTTCCGGATCGCTGGGGAAAACGACAGAAACTTTTTTTGCCTTTTAGCGATGGTGGCGATTCAAAGATCAGCGAGGTTATCAGTAAGATTTTATTACTGGCAAATGATGACAAAATCAAAGATAAAAGCATTTTGCATCAGATTCAGACGAGGTTGTAA